In Thalassospira sp. TSL5-1, one DNA window encodes the following:
- the cmk gene encoding (d)CMP kinase — protein sequence MIIAIDGPAASGKGTLARRVAAAMNYAYLDTGLLYRATGAKVLALGGDPDDVDMAVMAAEKLQPEDLENDDLRREDVGNAASRVAAIPKVRAVLLDFQRHLAKNPPGGKHGAVLDGRDIGTVVCPEAPIKFFLTASVAERANRRFKQLQEKNPAVIYERVLNELEERDARDSARDVAPLKMADNAIHIDTDRLNADAVFNAVMAHIRTHMGEDD from the coding sequence ATGATTATCGCCATTGATGGACCGGCAGCATCGGGCAAGGGAACTTTGGCTCGTCGAGTCGCTGCGGCCATGAACTATGCCTATCTCGATACCGGGCTTTTATACCGTGCGACCGGGGCAAAGGTTCTGGCATTGGGGGGAGACCCCGATGACGTCGATATGGCGGTCATGGCGGCCGAAAAATTGCAGCCCGAAGACCTGGAAAATGATGATTTGCGCCGAGAGGATGTGGGAAATGCGGCCTCGCGCGTGGCGGCAATTCCCAAGGTTCGTGCGGTGTTGCTGGACTTTCAGCGCCATCTTGCCAAAAACCCGCCGGGCGGCAAACATGGCGCGGTCCTGGATGGTCGGGACATTGGTACGGTGGTGTGCCCCGAAGCCCCGATCAAGTTTTTTTTGACCGCCAGCGTTGCCGAACGGGCAAACCGACGGTTCAAACAGTTGCAGGAAAAAAATCCCGCTGTTATATACGAGCGCGTTCTCAACGAGCTTGAAGAACGGGACGCCCGCGACAGTGCCCGCGATGTTGCACCGCTGAAAATGGCAGACAATGCGATCCATATTGATACGGACCGTTTGAATGCCGATGCCGTGTTTAACGCCGTGATGGCCCATATTCGCACCCATATGGGTGAGGATGACTGA
- the aroA gene encoding 3-phosphoshikimate 1-carboxyvinyltransferase: MSSAQSKRPLQSAKCGALVGDVRVPGDKSISHRSLMFGGLAEGETRITGLLEGEDVLATAEAMRKLGAKVTRDDDGTWHVKGVGVGALREPDSVIDMGNAGTGIRLLAGIVATHPITTFFTGDASLCKRPMGRVADPLAEFGAKFVTRDQGRPPMAVIGTDEALPVTYTLPMASAQVKSAVLLAGLNTAGTTTVIEPKPSRDHTERMLRHFGVEVDVQVNDDGGRTISLTGPCTMTAADIVVPTDPSSAAFPLVAALINPESNVTIRDVCLNPLRTGLITTLIEMGGDITITNEREEAGETIGDLVVTGKNRLQGITVPAERAPSMIDEYPVLAVAAAYAEGETRMCDLAELRVKESDRLAAVAAGLAANGVIHRIEGDDLIVTGGVVPGGGLVQTHLDHRIAMSFLVLGIGAEKPVKVDDAAPIATSFPVFEEMMAGLGTRFAPSNP, encoded by the coding sequence ATGAGTTCAGCGCAAAGCAAACGTCCCCTCCAGTCAGCCAAATGTGGTGCCCTTGTTGGCGATGTGCGGGTACCGGGTGACAAATCGATTTCGCACCGCTCGCTGATGTTTGGCGGCCTGGCCGAAGGCGAAACCCGCATTACCGGCCTTCTGGAAGGCGAAGATGTGCTGGCAACCGCCGAGGCCATGCGCAAGCTGGGCGCCAAGGTAACCCGCGATGATGACGGCACCTGGCATGTAAAAGGTGTGGGCGTTGGTGCATTGCGCGAGCCTGACTCCGTTATTGATATGGGCAATGCCGGTACCGGGATTCGCCTGCTGGCCGGGATTGTCGCCACCCATCCGATTACCACCTTTTTTACCGGTGATGCGTCGCTATGCAAACGCCCGATGGGCCGCGTTGCCGACCCGCTGGCGGAGTTCGGGGCAAAATTCGTCACCCGTGATCAGGGCCGCCCGCCAATGGCTGTGATTGGCACCGACGAAGCCCTGCCGGTGACCTATACCTTGCCAATGGCATCGGCCCAGGTGAAATCGGCCGTGTTGCTGGCGGGCCTGAATACTGCCGGAACCACCACGGTGATTGAGCCCAAACCGTCGCGGGACCATACCGAACGCATGTTGCGCCATTTCGGCGTGGAAGTGGATGTGCAGGTAAATGACGATGGTGGTCGCACCATCAGCCTGACCGGCCCCTGCACGATGACGGCGGCCGATATTGTCGTGCCGACCGACCCGTCTTCGGCGGCGTTTCCGCTGGTAGCGGCCTTGATCAACCCGGAATCGAATGTGACGATTCGCGATGTGTGCCTGAACCCGCTGCGCACCGGGCTGATCACCACCCTGATCGAAATGGGCGGTGACATCACCATTACCAATGAACGTGAAGAAGCCGGTGAAACCATTGGGGATCTGGTCGTGACAGGTAAAAACCGTTTGCAGGGTATTACCGTTCCTGCCGAACGTGCGCCGTCGATGATTGATGAATATCCGGTGCTGGCGGTGGCGGCGGCCTATGCCGAGGGCGAAACCCGCATGTGTGACCTTGCGGAATTGCGCGTGAAGGAATCGGACCGTCTGGCGGCTGTGGCGGCCGGGCTTGCGGCCAATGGCGTTATTCACCGCATCGAAGGCGATGATTTGATTGTCACCGGCGGTGTTGTGCCCGGTGGCGGGCTGGTGCAAACCCATTTGGATCACCGGATTGCCATGTCGTTCCTGGTGCTGGGGATTGGGGCGGAAAAGCCGGTCAAGGTTGATGATGCCGCACCGATTGCCACCAGTTTCCCGGTCTTCGAGGAAATGATGGCCGGGCTGGGCACCCGTTTTGCCCCGTCCAACCCCTAA
- a CDS encoding FYDLN acid domain-containing protein, translating into MSARGKKRHCLACGTKYYDLNRTPVVCPKCGTPDGMAKPKRVAAAKPKKQDDDIDDVSDLDDDVDTDIDDDLLEDASDLGEDDDDLGEVLEHVENDDDDR; encoded by the coding sequence ATGTCAGCTCGCGGTAAGAAACGGCATTGCCTCGCATGCGGCACCAAATATTACGATCTGAATCGGACACCGGTTGTCTGCCCGAAATGCGGCACACCGGACGGCATGGCCAAACCGAAACGGGTCGCGGCAGCAAAGCCGAAAAAACAGGACGACGACATCGATGATGTTTCGGATCTCGACGATGATGTCGATACCGATATCGACGACGATCTTCTCGAAGATGCCTCTGATCTGGGCGAAGACGATGATGATCTCGGCGAGGTTCTCGAACATGTCGAAAATGACGACGACGACCGCTAA
- a CDS encoding MaoC/PaaZ C-terminal domain-containing protein produces MITNSTPDMTKYPDLTFGSLRVGDKFVLGKHLMAREEVIAFARRFDPQPFHLSDEAAAEHAVFKRMAASGWHTAAVMNILVGPFYERTSIKGLAGGGVEKLVWVQPVYADDMLYMDMEISEIRRSKSKPHLGFITMRVQAHNQDDELVSHMLITGAFETGI; encoded by the coding sequence ATGATTACCAATTCCACGCCGGACATGACCAAATATCCGGACCTGACCTTTGGCAGTTTGAGGGTTGGGGATAAGTTTGTTTTGGGAAAGCACTTAATGGCTCGTGAAGAGGTCATTGCGTTTGCGCGCAGATTTGATCCCCAGCCGTTTCATTTGTCCGACGAGGCTGCCGCTGAACATGCCGTCTTTAAAAGGATGGCTGCCAGTGGGTGGCACACGGCTGCTGTGATGAATATCCTGGTGGGCCCGTTTTATGAACGGACATCGATCAAGGGTCTCGCCGGGGGCGGCGTTGAAAAGCTGGTTTGGGTCCAGCCGGTCTATGCCGACGACATGCTTTATATGGATATGGAAATTTCGGAGATCCGGCGCTCAAAATCCAAGCCGCATCTGGGATTTATTACAATGCGGGTGCAAGCGCATAATCAGGATGATGAACTGGTGTCCCACATGTTGATTACGGGCGCATTTGAAACCGGCATATAG
- a CDS encoding SDR family NAD(P)-dependent oxidoreductase, which translates to MTEPSPGLISFDEASVFVLGGTSGIGLAVARVLQDKGVRKIMLAARNPERGAAAIETLRGPADIRFFSCDATDATSVMAGVSAAQEAFGAVDIAVSATTAETMLGVVSNLEMRDIERGLTGIALPPMYLAKAVLAGMKARGGGVIVNIASDAAKVATPGEAVIGAAMAAIAMFSRTLAMEAKRDGIRINVVTPSLVRGTGSEQKIMASPFAARVFAKATEKAALGLPDATEIAELVAYLASPAAARLTGQVVSLNGGISAA; encoded by the coding sequence ATGACCGAACCTAGCCCCGGCCTCATATCTTTCGATGAGGCATCTGTTTTTGTGCTTGGCGGTACGTCCGGGATTGGCCTAGCCGTTGCGCGCGTTCTTCAGGATAAAGGTGTCCGCAAGATCATGCTGGCTGCCAGAAACCCTGAACGTGGAGCGGCGGCGATAGAGACCTTGCGCGGTCCGGCTGATATCCGGTTCTTTTCTTGTGATGCCACGGATGCGACGTCGGTTATGGCGGGTGTTTCCGCAGCGCAGGAGGCATTTGGTGCGGTTGACATTGCTGTTTCGGCAACGACGGCGGAGACGATGCTGGGTGTTGTGAGCAATCTGGAGATGCGTGATATCGAGCGCGGATTGACCGGGATAGCACTTCCTCCGATGTATCTGGCAAAGGCCGTGCTGGCCGGTATGAAGGCGCGGGGAGGTGGGGTAATTGTCAATATTGCCTCTGACGCGGCCAAGGTGGCAACGCCGGGTGAGGCCGTCATCGGTGCTGCTATGGCTGCGATTGCAATGTTTTCACGTACCCTTGCGATGGAAGCCAAGCGAGACGGAATCCGCATTAATGTTGTAACGCCTTCGCTGGTTCGGGGGACAGGATCAGAACAGAAAATTATGGCCTCGCCTTTTGCCGCCAGGGTTTTTGCAAAGGCTACTGAAAAGGCGGCACTTGGTTTGCCTGATGCGACGGAGATTGCCGAGCTTGTGGCCTATCTCGCTTCCCCTGCTGCAGCGCGATTGACGGGTCAGGTGGTGTCGCTTAATGGCGGAATTTCGGCGGCCTAG